In a genomic window of Pedobacter sp. KBS0701:
- a CDS encoding S41 family peptidase, translating to MKKDSIAILVFLVFGLSANAQIGKNLIPLKVDKVTADLTLKQGEETTFSFLLKKDFYYSIIVEQKGIDVTIRLKNHNGKTIQDVDSPNGRFGSEKIVFSPDSTANFTLSVKPLADTTNAKEGNYSVLVQSPPKNLKQLSYKGLEQDFNILKNAFIETHVGLWYNTYTQFDSLCKVQKSKIRDKMTALDFYQLVAPVVTYTKEGHSAIQPSEETNNYIRQNGRYFPFLVKIVDKKVYILNDLDNYKAKGMLISKINRNSIESIMQQFLNIEPADGYNTTSKYHWIETAFSKYYLRFFEQQPNAFNLELINPKTSEKIIYNQVPALSFKQYGKFVSKETKSIPNYSYKEPATLKIDTLNSAAMLTVNTFSTSNYKNGRKGFKEFLAKGFQNIADHKIQHLVVDIRKNEGGAQGMEDHLMSYLIDKEYPKYKYAEIPSFTYSFLDYTEYHDKNSRDDFEKELRGEFYRSNDGRYLDIPGKYKSDTPQVNHFKGDVYILIGGLSFSGGSEFAALAKNYTKAHFIGEETGGGYYGNTSGYFIHYTLPTSKLTGRIPLIKFVVEEKQNGIPFGHGVMPDYEVQPKIEEYLNGYDTEMEFVKKLIKNK from the coding sequence ATGAAAAAAGATAGCATCGCCATCCTTGTATTTTTAGTTTTTGGTCTTTCCGCAAATGCGCAGATTGGCAAAAACCTGATTCCCCTTAAGGTAGACAAAGTAACAGCCGATTTAACTTTAAAACAGGGCGAAGAAACCACATTTAGCTTCCTGCTGAAGAAAGATTTTTATTATTCGATAATTGTTGAACAAAAAGGGATTGATGTTACCATCCGCTTAAAAAATCATAATGGAAAAACCATACAGGATGTAGATTCGCCAAATGGCAGGTTCGGCAGCGAAAAAATCGTTTTCTCACCCGATAGCACGGCTAATTTCACCCTCTCGGTTAAACCCTTAGCTGATACAACTAATGCAAAGGAAGGCAATTATTCGGTTTTGGTTCAAAGTCCGCCCAAAAACTTAAAACAGTTAAGTTACAAAGGCCTCGAGCAAGATTTTAATATCCTGAAAAACGCTTTTATAGAAACACATGTTGGCCTGTGGTACAATACCTATACCCAATTCGACAGTCTCTGCAAGGTGCAAAAAAGCAAGATAAGGGATAAAATGACCGCTTTGGATTTTTACCAGCTTGTCGCTCCTGTGGTTACCTATACCAAAGAAGGCCACAGCGCAATCCAGCCTTCTGAGGAAACGAATAATTACATCAGGCAAAACGGCAGGTATTTCCCTTTTTTAGTAAAGATTGTAGATAAAAAGGTTTATATCCTGAATGATCTGGATAATTATAAAGCCAAAGGAATGCTGATTTCCAAAATCAACAGAAATAGTATTGAAAGCATCATGCAACAGTTTCTAAACATAGAACCAGCCGATGGTTACAATACCACAAGCAAATACCACTGGATAGAAACAGCCTTCTCCAAATATTACCTCCGTTTTTTCGAACAACAGCCCAATGCATTTAATCTCGAACTGATCAACCCCAAAACCAGCGAAAAGATTATCTATAACCAGGTACCGGCATTGAGTTTTAAACAATATGGAAAATTTGTATCAAAAGAAACAAAATCTATCCCCAATTACAGCTATAAAGAGCCTGCCACATTAAAGATCGATACACTGAATAGCGCAGCAATGCTAACGGTAAATACATTTTCGACCAGTAATTACAAAAACGGGAGAAAGGGTTTTAAGGAATTTCTGGCGAAGGGTTTCCAAAACATTGCAGATCACAAAATACAGCATCTTGTTGTCGATATCAGGAAAAACGAAGGTGGTGCACAAGGCATGGAAGATCACCTGATGTCATACCTGATCGATAAAGAATATCCTAAATATAAATATGCAGAAATTCCATCCTTTACCTATTCGTTTCTCGATTATACCGAATATCACGATAAAAATTCGCGGGATGATTTCGAGAAAGAGTTGAGGGGCGAATTTTACCGTAGCAATGATGGACGCTATCTGGACATACCTGGAAAATATAAAAGTGATACTCCACAGGTAAATCATTTTAAAGGGGATGTATACATCCTTATCGGTGGTTTATCTTTTTCGGGTGGTTCGGAGTTTGCTGCATTGGCGAAAAACTACACTAAAGCACATTTTATAGGTGAAGAAACAGGTGGTGGCTATTACGGTAACACCAGTGGCTATTTTATCCATTATACTTTGCCCACCTCCAAATTAACGGGCCGTATTCCGCTCATTAAGTTTGTTGTTGAAGAAAAGCAAAATGGGATCCCCTTCGGTCATGGTGTAATGCCAGATTACGAAGTTCAGCCCAAAATTGAAGAATATTTAAACGGTTACGACACTGAAATGGAATTTGTTAAAAAACTCATCAAAAACAAATAA
- a CDS encoding group III truncated hemoglobin codes for MKKDIHNREDIILLVNTFYGMVQENNKIGPIFTEVAKVDWSHHLPKMYDFWESILFGKAIYKGNPMLVHFALNNKSPLQTAEFETWKTIFFHTVDDLFEGENAELIKQKSQSIADLMHFKINSPQSKIKIV; via the coding sequence ATGAAAAAAGACATACATAACAGGGAAGATATCATCCTCCTGGTCAATACCTTTTATGGGATGGTACAGGAGAATAATAAAATAGGGCCGATATTTACCGAGGTTGCAAAAGTAGACTGGTCACACCACCTTCCAAAAATGTATGATTTCTGGGAAAGTATCCTTTTTGGCAAAGCCATTTATAAAGGCAACCCGATGCTGGTTCATTTCGCATTGAATAATAAAAGCCCCCTGCAAACAGCAGAATTTGAAACCTGGAAGACCATATTCTTCCATACGGTCGACGATCTTTTTGAGGGCGAAAATGCAGAACTGATCAAACAAAAATCTCAATCTATTGCTGATTTAATGCATTTTAAAATCAATTCTCCCCAGTCGAAAATCAAAATCGTGTAA
- a CDS encoding DUF6624 domain-containing protein, which translates to MKFILLSIFIFGTISMASAQKQINIELKKQLDSILQLDQGIREFGDTETSEKRKDTIAALFNYSKEVLKKSQWMIMKEMDSIHLKKVEAIVAKYGYPGKTLVGEPANTAVFYVIQHNPDIISKYYPLIEKAGKSGELPFKYAAMMLDRKLSSEGKEQIYGTQVYSLQIVNSKTGKKEFFQYVIPIKDAKNVNQRRKKAGFDTTVEENTRRFGFVYKVYTLDEIKKITKPSN; encoded by the coding sequence ATGAAATTCATTTTACTTTCTATCTTCATCTTTGGAACCATCTCAATGGCATCTGCACAAAAGCAGATTAATATAGAATTAAAAAAGCAACTCGATTCTATTTTACAACTTGATCAAGGCATTAGAGAATTTGGAGATACCGAAACCTCTGAAAAAAGAAAAGACACTATTGCAGCATTATTTAATTATTCGAAAGAGGTACTTAAAAAAAGTCAATGGATGATAATGAAGGAAATGGATTCCATTCATCTTAAAAAAGTTGAAGCCATTGTTGCAAAGTATGGTTATCCAGGAAAAACACTTGTTGGCGAGCCAGCAAATACAGCAGTATTTTATGTAATACAGCATAATCCTGATATTATTTCAAAATATTACCCATTAATTGAAAAAGCGGGGAAAAGCGGAGAACTGCCTTTTAAATATGCCGCAATGATGTTAGACAGAAAATTGAGCAGCGAAGGGAAGGAACAGATTTATGGCACACAAGTTTATTCTCTGCAGATTGTTAACTCAAAAACAGGTAAAAAGGAGTTTTTCCAATATGTTATCCCTATCAAAGACGCTAAAAACGTAAACCAAAGACGTAAGAAAGCAGGTTTCGATACAACAGTTGAAGAGAACACCAGGCGATTTGGTTTTGTTTATAAAGTATATACGCTGGACGAGATTAAGAAAATTACAAAACCATCTAATTAA
- a CDS encoding AraC family transcriptional regulator gives MNIKGVDNIPADTHNISTYHKIPILDGLELLNAKKHTIDFPFHTHNNFNITLILNQTFCTKLNDKFLQAPIGTLSITNPHEVHATPCDNKLGNSFFTFYVSPDVLKSLNKGHNVFFEDKIIYDHDLFNTFYYLSMHFNNPEVNLEKELLRVLEKLVARYAISLHFEYKKTALFQSFISENLMEKFSLTDTAKHFGLDKYKFLRLFKHETGLTPNNYILLQRIEKCKKLITKETDLMDVAFETGFYDVAHLSRHFKRFTGVTPSEYKRA, from the coding sequence TTGAATATCAAAGGTGTAGATAACATACCGGCTGATACACACAACATCAGCACCTACCATAAAATACCCATTTTGGATGGTCTGGAATTGCTAAATGCTAAAAAACACACCATCGATTTCCCTTTTCACACACATAACAACTTTAATATTACACTAATTTTAAATCAGACTTTTTGTACGAAACTTAACGATAAATTTTTACAGGCACCAATTGGTACATTGTCGATCACCAATCCGCACGAAGTACATGCAACTCCCTGCGATAATAAACTGGGCAATTCTTTCTTCACTTTCTACGTTTCGCCCGATGTACTCAAGAGCTTAAACAAAGGCCATAATGTTTTTTTTGAGGATAAGATCATCTACGATCACGACCTTTTCAACACTTTCTATTATTTATCCATGCATTTTAACAATCCAGAGGTTAACCTCGAAAAGGAACTCCTTCGTGTTTTAGAAAAACTGGTTGCGCGTTATGCGATAAGCTTGCATTTTGAATATAAAAAAACAGCGCTGTTTCAAAGTTTCATCAGCGAAAACCTGATGGAGAAGTTTTCTTTAACGGATACGGCTAAGCATTTTGGATTGGATAAATATAAATTCCTGCGTTTATTTAAACACGAAACGGGTTTAACGCCCAACAATTACATCCTTTTACAGCGGATAGAAAAATGTAAAAAACTCATCACCAAAGAAACAGATTTGATGGATGTTGCCTTCGAAACGGGCTTTTATGATGTGGCACACCTATCACGGCACTTCAAACGCTTTACTGGTGTAACACCTTCCGAGTATAAAAGGGCTTAA
- a CDS encoding lipocalin family protein: MENKPISNIDYKAFEGKWYSLYSIPTLMDKHWKQTTETYTLADDDHFDVYTTYHKDGKPEEKSITSKLFFDEEKADGDMKAQFLWPFKIGYWIIELADDYSYVVVGHPDEKYLFIMARKPEMEADLLVHIIERCRQKGYEVSELVSQEHF; this comes from the coding sequence ATGGAAAACAAGCCCATTTCTAATATCGATTATAAAGCCTTTGAGGGTAAATGGTATTCATTATATTCTATCCCGACCTTAATGGATAAACATTGGAAACAAACCACCGAGACTTATACTTTGGCGGACGACGACCATTTTGATGTGTACACCACCTACCATAAAGATGGAAAACCCGAAGAAAAATCGATCACCTCGAAACTGTTTTTTGACGAGGAAAAAGCTGATGGCGATATGAAAGCCCAGTTTTTATGGCCTTTTAAAATCGGTTACTGGATTATAGAGCTGGCTGATGATTATAGTTATGTAGTGGTTGGGCATCCCGATGAAAAATACCTCTTTATTATGGCCCGTAAACCTGAAATGGAAGCCGATTTATTGGTGCATATTATAGAAAGATGCAGGCAGAAAGGATATGAGGTGAGTGAGTTGGTGAGTCAGGAGCACTTTTAA
- the dnaE gene encoding DNA polymerase III subunit alpha: protein MYLIFDTETTGLPRNYNAPITDTDNWPRCIQIAWQLHDEMGRLVEHQDYLVKPEGFNIPYDAERIHGISTELAAEQGIGFDEMLAKFNEVLNKAKFIVGQNVGFDVNIMGCEFYRFGVANRLAEMPVLDTCTEVTAQLLQLPGGRGGKFKLPTLTELHSYLFGVPFNEAHNATADVEATTRCFLELVKREVFKKEELLVDVEYFPRFREVNPGTIEGVGLKHINLKAASDEIRKRQQKTEGSGISKQTLAGNKQELAAATFVHLHNHTQFSVLQSTISIPDLVKAAAAQKMPAVAMTDHANMMGAFHFVNHVLNHNKAAEAKNAAAIEAGERPTEVVMTPIVGVEFFVCNNHLDRTAKDNGYQMVLLAKNKKGYHNLAKMSSIAYTKGFYYVPRIDRQVIEQYKEDIIVLSGNLSGEISNKILNLGENQAEEALLWWKAQFGDDFYVEVMRHNQEDEDRVNETLIALANKHAVKLVATNNTYYINKKDANAHDILLCVKDGEKQATPIGRGRGYRYGLPNQEYYFKSGDEMKTLFADLPEAILNIQEILDKIEIYKLAREVLLPKFDIPEEFLVAEDEADGGKRGENKFLRHLTYEGAKKRYGTLTPEVTERLDFELQTIEKTGYPGYFLIVQDFIAEARRRDVSVGPGRGSAAGSVVAYCLWITNIDPIKYDLLFERFLNPDRVSMPDIDIDFDDEGRGRVMEYVINKYGSSQVAQIITYGTMAAKSSIRDTARVLDLPLFEADKIAKLIPNMKLAKIFTLDEKSLKDALRPDEYERVVELKNLGSLKDLSAETIQQAQILEGSLRNTGIHACGVIITPSDITNFVPVSVAKDSDLYVTQFDNSVVESAGLLKMDFLGLKTLTLIKDTVKLVKKRHGIDLNPDNFPIDDVMTYELFQRGETIGIFQYESPGMQKYMKELKPTVFDDLIAMNALYRPGPMEYIPSFVRRKNGEEEIKYDLDACEEYLKETYGITVYQEQVMLLSQKLAGFTKGEADVLRKAMGKKQKDVLDKMKPKFVKQAAEKGHDAATLEKIWKDWEAFASYAFNKSHSTCYAWIAYQTAYLKAHYPAEYMAAVLSNNMSDIKQVAFFMEECRQMSVTVLGPDVNESDLKFSVNAKGEVRFGMSAVKGVGEKAVESIIEERLANGPYNSVYDFAKRSNTRIVNKKAYESFVYSGAFDAFGGHRAQYFYIGPNDKMNGIEKIIKYANDFQNNESTSQASLFGGSKADLILEPSLPVSPEWALMDRLKYEKDAIGIFLSGHPLDNYKLELDKFCTHGVRQLSIINKVRMGDSNEEVLAEFEKLKNRELCVGGLVVAASQRITKTGKPFGTFVFEDYEDASEMALFGEDFLKFKSFLTEGYFLQIRGRVGERFGKAGDWEFKITSINLMSELRDKLAKSLTIQVPIERVNDQLMREIEAILADNKANSEQQNCQLNFAVFDSEKQIMLDLPSKNLKINPNNKFLEQLMGMNVVNYKLN, encoded by the coding sequence ATGTACTTAATTTTTGATACTGAAACCACGGGTTTGCCCCGCAATTACAATGCACCTATTACCGATACGGATAACTGGCCGCGTTGTATACAAATTGCCTGGCAATTGCACGATGAGATGGGGAGATTGGTTGAGCATCAGGATTATCTGGTTAAACCAGAGGGATTTAACATTCCGTATGATGCAGAACGGATCCACGGTATTTCGACCGAACTTGCTGCCGAGCAGGGGATTGGTTTTGACGAAATGCTGGCTAAGTTTAACGAAGTTTTAAACAAAGCCAAATTTATTGTAGGGCAGAATGTTGGCTTCGATGTAAACATTATGGGCTGCGAATTTTACCGTTTTGGTGTAGCCAACCGCCTGGCCGAAATGCCTGTTTTGGATACCTGTACTGAAGTTACCGCACAGCTTTTACAATTGCCTGGAGGTAGGGGTGGTAAATTTAAACTGCCAACCTTAACAGAATTGCATTCTTACTTATTTGGCGTTCCTTTTAACGAAGCCCACAATGCTACTGCCGATGTGGAGGCAACCACGCGTTGTTTCCTGGAGCTGGTAAAAAGAGAGGTTTTCAAAAAAGAAGAACTGCTTGTTGATGTTGAATATTTCCCACGCTTCAGGGAAGTAAATCCTGGTACTATTGAAGGAGTTGGTTTAAAACACATCAACCTAAAAGCCGCATCTGATGAAATCCGCAAACGCCAGCAAAAAACAGAGGGCAGCGGAATTTCTAAACAAACGTTAGCAGGTAATAAACAAGAGCTTGCTGCAGCAACTTTTGTACATTTGCATAACCACACCCAGTTTTCGGTATTGCAGAGTACCATCAGTATTCCCGATCTGGTAAAAGCGGCAGCTGCACAAAAAATGCCTGCGGTAGCGATGACCGATCATGCGAATATGATGGGGGCTTTCCACTTTGTTAACCATGTTTTAAACCATAATAAAGCTGCCGAAGCTAAAAACGCAGCTGCTATTGAAGCGGGCGAGCGCCCAACTGAAGTGGTAATGACGCCTATTGTTGGGGTAGAATTTTTTGTTTGTAATAACCATTTAGACCGCACGGCAAAAGACAACGGTTACCAGATGGTACTGTTGGCGAAGAACAAAAAAGGCTATCATAATTTAGCTAAAATGTCGTCTATAGCCTATACCAAAGGTTTTTATTACGTCCCACGTATCGATAGACAGGTAATTGAACAGTACAAAGAAGATATTATTGTCCTTTCTGGAAACCTTTCAGGAGAGATTTCGAATAAAATATTGAACCTCGGCGAAAATCAGGCAGAAGAGGCTTTACTTTGGTGGAAAGCTCAGTTTGGTGATGATTTTTACGTAGAGGTAATGCGCCACAACCAGGAAGATGAAGACCGTGTAAACGAAACTTTAATTGCCCTGGCCAATAAACATGCGGTTAAACTGGTAGCCACCAATAACACCTATTACATTAATAAAAAGGATGCCAACGCGCACGATATTTTACTTTGTGTAAAAGACGGTGAAAAACAGGCTACGCCGATCGGTCGCGGTCGCGGTTACCGTTATGGATTGCCAAACCAGGAGTACTACTTCAAATCGGGCGATGAAATGAAGACGCTTTTTGCCGACCTGCCCGAGGCAATCCTGAATATTCAGGAAATTCTTGATAAAATTGAAATTTACAAACTTGCCCGCGAGGTACTCTTACCGAAATTCGATATTCCTGAAGAATTTTTGGTTGCCGAGGATGAAGCCGACGGTGGAAAACGCGGAGAGAATAAGTTTTTACGTCACCTTACTTACGAAGGAGCTAAAAAACGTTATGGTACGTTAACCCCCGAGGTTACTGAACGTTTAGACTTTGAATTACAAACCATTGAGAAAACAGGTTATCCGGGTTATTTCCTGATCGTACAGGATTTTATTGCCGAAGCCCGGCGAAGAGACGTTTCAGTAGGTCCTGGGCGTGGTTCTGCTGCCGGTTCGGTGGTTGCCTACTGCCTGTGGATTACGAATATCGATCCGATTAAGTACGATCTCCTTTTTGAGCGTTTCTTAAATCCCGATCGTGTATCCATGCCCGATATCGATATCGATTTTGATGACGAGGGCCGGGGCCGCGTAATGGAATACGTAATCAATAAATACGGTTCCAGCCAGGTGGCGCAGATTATTACCTACGGAACCATGGCGGCAAAATCTTCTATCCGGGATACGGCCCGTGTATTGGATCTGCCACTTTTCGAGGCCGATAAAATTGCCAAGCTGATCCCGAACATGAAGCTGGCCAAAATCTTTACCCTCGATGAAAAGAGTTTAAAAGATGCTTTGCGCCCCGATGAATACGAACGTGTAGTAGAGTTAAAAAACTTAGGCAGTTTAAAAGATTTAAGTGCCGAAACCATACAACAGGCACAGATTTTAGAAGGATCATTGAGGAATACAGGTATTCACGCCTGTGGGGTAATTATTACACCGAGTGATATTACCAATTTCGTTCCCGTATCCGTAGCCAAAGATTCTGATTTATACGTTACCCAGTTTGATAACTCCGTTGTAGAAAGCGCAGGTTTATTAAAAATGGACTTCCTGGGGTTAAAAACCTTAACCCTGATTAAGGATACTGTAAAACTGGTAAAGAAACGACATGGCATCGACCTTAATCCGGATAATTTCCCGATTGATGATGTAATGACTTACGAACTTTTCCAGCGTGGTGAAACCATCGGTATCTTCCAGTACGAGAGTCCGGGTATGCAGAAGTACATGAAAGAACTTAAGCCAACGGTTTTTGACGATTTAATTGCCATGAACGCCTTATACCGCCCTGGACCGATGGAGTATATCCCAAGTTTCGTGCGTCGTAAAAATGGTGAGGAAGAAATCAAATATGATTTAGATGCCTGCGAAGAATACCTGAAAGAAACTTATGGTATTACCGTTTACCAGGAACAGGTAATGCTTTTATCGCAGAAACTGGCCGGATTTACCAAAGGTGAGGCCGATGTACTGCGTAAGGCGATGGGTAAGAAACAGAAAGATGTTCTGGATAAAATGAAACCTAAATTTGTGAAGCAGGCGGCCGAAAAAGGTCATGATGCTGCAACTTTAGAAAAAATATGGAAAGATTGGGAAGCTTTTGCATCCTACGCTTTCAACAAATCGCACTCTACCTGTTATGCCTGGATTGCTTATCAAACAGCATATTTAAAGGCGCATTACCCTGCCGAATATATGGCCGCGGTACTTTCGAATAACATGAGTGATATTAAACAGGTGGCTTTCTTTATGGAAGAATGTCGCCAGATGAGTGTTACCGTATTAGGGCCTGATGTTAACGAATCTGATCTTAAATTTTCAGTAAATGCCAAAGGTGAAGTCCGTTTTGGAATGTCGGCAGTAAAAGGTGTGGGCGAAAAGGCGGTAGAAAGTATTATAGAAGAAAGACTGGCAAATGGGCCTTATAATAGTGTTTACGATTTTGCTAAGCGCTCTAATACCCGCATTGTAAATAAAAAGGCTTATGAGAGTTTTGTATACAGCGGGGCTTTCGATGCATTTGGCGGACACAGGGCACAATATTTCTATATCGGGCCGAATGATAAAATGAATGGCATTGAAAAGATTATTAAATATGCCAACGACTTCCAAAATAACGAAAGCACTTCTCAGGCTTCATTGTTCGGTGGATCAAAAGCCGATCTGATTTTAGAACCTAGTTTGCCTGTTTCTCCGGAGTGGGCTTTAATGGACAGACTGAAGTATGAAAAAGATGCCATCGGGATTTTCCTTTCCGGTCATCCACTGGATAACTATAAACTCGAACTCGATAAATTCTGCACCCATGGTGTGAGGCAACTCAGTATTATTAACAAGGTACGCATGGGCGATAGTAATGAAGAGGTTCTGGCAGAGTTCGAAAAACTTAAAAACCGCGAGCTTTGCGTAGGTGGCTTAGTGGTAGCGGCATCGCAACGCATTACCAAAACCGGTAAACCATTCGGAACTTTTGTTTTCGAAGATTATGAAGACGCCAGCGAAATGGCCTTGTTTGGTGAAGATTTTCTAAAATTTAAATCGTTTTTAACCGAAGGATATTTCCTGCAGATCAGAGGAAGGGTAGGTGAACGTTTTGGAAAAGCAGGCGATTGGGAGTTTAAAATTACCTCAATCAACCTGATGTCTGAACTACGGGATAAATTAGCGAAGAGTTTAACTATTCAGGTGCCTATTGAGCGGGTTAACGATCAATTAATGCGAGAAATTGAGGCGATATTAGCAGACAATAAGGCAAACTCCGAACAGCAGAACTGTCAACTTAACTTCGCTGTTTTTGATAGCGAAAAGCAGATTATGCTCGATTTACCTTCTAAAAATTTAAAAATAAACCCCAACAATAAGTTCTTAGAACAATTGATGGGAATGAATGTTGTAAATTACAAGCTGAACTAG
- a CDS encoding malate dehydrogenase, which produces MKVTVVGAGAVGATCADNIARKELANELVLLDIKEGFAEGKAIDMMQTATLLGFDTKITGVTADYSKTVGSDVVVITSGLPRKPGMTREELIGINAGIVKGVAENILKFSPEAIFIVISNPMDTMTYLALKSLGLPKHRIIGMGGTLDSSRFKFYLSQALNCNPNDLQGFVIGGHGDTTMIPLTRLATYQSLPVSNLLDKVTLDKVAADTMVGGATLTGLIGTSAWYAPGAAGAALVEAILRDEKKLFTCCVSLEGEYGQEDICLGVPVIIGRSGWEKIIDFKLTEDEQAAFNKSAEAVRNMNSVLAEMKLV; this is translated from the coding sequence ATGAAAGTAACGGTTGTTGGCGCAGGCGCAGTTGGTGCCACTTGTGCAGATAATATTGCCCGCAAAGAATTAGCGAACGAACTTGTTTTATTGGATATTAAAGAAGGTTTTGCCGAAGGTAAAGCAATCGACATGATGCAAACTGCAACCCTTTTGGGCTTCGACACTAAAATTACAGGAGTAACTGCCGATTACAGCAAAACCGTTGGTTCTGATGTAGTGGTGATTACTTCGGGTTTGCCACGTAAACCGGGAATGACCCGCGAAGAACTGATCGGCATTAATGCAGGTATAGTGAAAGGCGTTGCCGAAAATATTTTAAAATTCTCTCCAGAGGCGATTTTTATTGTGATCAGTAATCCGATGGATACCATGACTTATCTCGCCTTAAAATCGTTAGGTTTACCTAAACACCGCATTATCGGTATGGGCGGAACCTTGGATAGCTCACGTTTCAAATTCTATTTATCTCAGGCTTTAAACTGCAACCCGAACGATTTACAGGGTTTTGTAATCGGTGGTCACGGTGATACCACCATGATTCCGCTAACCCGTTTAGCTACTTACCAAAGTTTACCAGTAAGCAACTTACTGGATAAAGTTACGCTTGATAAAGTTGCTGCTGATACCATGGTTGGTGGTGCTACTTTAACAGGTTTAATCGGAACTTCGGCATGGTATGCACCTGGAGCAGCCGGAGCAGCACTGGTTGAAGCCATTTTACGTGATGAAAAAAAACTATTTACCTGCTGCGTCTCGCTTGAAGGAGAATACGGACAGGAAGATATCTGCTTAGGCGTACCTGTAATTATCGGCCGCAGCGGATGGGAAAAAATTATCGATTTCAAATTGACAGAAGATGAGCAGGCCGCATTTAACAAAAGTGCCGAAGCAGTAAGAAATATGAATAGTGTACTGGCAGAAATGAAGCTGGTTTAA
- a CDS encoding aspartyl protease family protein, with product MKAISIPLKLINLQDDGFHLLMEVILFKEKHLAVVDTGASRSVFDKSLIEQHLSETLQVSDEINAATLFTTTTTIQATIPEVKIGTLKIKAYETVAFDLQSVSDTYQQFGHPPIMGIIGGDILMQYKAIIDYNKLQLRLYR from the coding sequence ATGAAAGCCATCTCTATCCCTTTAAAACTGATCAACCTACAGGATGACGGCTTCCACCTTTTAATGGAAGTTATTCTTTTTAAGGAAAAACACCTTGCTGTTGTGGATACCGGTGCATCGCGGAGCGTGTTCGATAAATCATTAATCGAACAACACTTATCCGAAACGCTTCAGGTATCAGATGAGATTAATGCGGCTACACTTTTTACTACTACAACCACCATCCAGGCCACTATACCCGAAGTGAAAATCGGCACCTTAAAAATCAAAGCCTACGAAACTGTTGCTTTCGACCTGCAATCGGTTAGCGACACCTACCAACAGTTCGGCCACCCGCCCATTATGGGCATTATTGGTGGCGATATTTTAATGCAGTACAAAGCGATTATCGATTATAATAAACTTCAATTGCGGCTTTACAGGTAA
- the trxA gene encoding thioredoxin translates to MALEITDANFEELVLKSDKPVLVDFWAEWCGPCRMVGPVVEEIAKEYDGKAVVGKVNVDNNPQISMQFGIRNIPALLYFKDGQVVDKQVGAVPKSVLAEKLNKQLA, encoded by the coding sequence ATGGCATTAGAAATCACAGATGCAAACTTCGAGGAGCTTGTATTAAAATCAGATAAACCCGTATTAGTAGATTTTTGGGCAGAATGGTGTGGCCCTTGTCGCATGGTTGGTCCAGTTGTAGAAGAAATCGCGAAAGAATATGATGGTAAAGCGGTAGTTGGAAAAGTAAACGTTGATAACAATCCTCAAATCTCGATGCAGTTTGGTATCCGTAACATCCCTGCTTTATTATACTTTAAAGACGGCCAGGTGGTAGACAAACAAGTTGGTGCTGTTCCAAAATCAGTATTAGCAGAAAAATTAAACAAGCAATTGGCTTAG